In the Pseudochaenichthys georgianus chromosome 1, fPseGeo1.2, whole genome shotgun sequence genome, one interval contains:
- the pla2g12a gene encoding group XIIA secretory phospholipase A2, with amino-acid sequence MRYHMFVFLLGLLYCGSLPWVSACQQEPETPDWRMTLKTIRNGIHKIDTYLNAALDLFGGDDGLCHYKCNDGYKPAPRPGYKKPPPNGCGSPLFGFQFDIGIPSMTKCCNKHDRCYDTCGLEKHDCDEQFQDCLENICRNVQRTLGLAQSVQACESAVTLLFDAVMHLGCKPYLDSQRDSCVCQYEVKKEL; translated from the exons ATGCGTTACcacatgtttgtttttctgttgGGTTTATTGTATTGTGGAAGTCTACCATGGGTGTCTGCCTGCCAACAAGAGCCAGAGACCCCAGACTGGAGGATGACTCTGAAAACTATCCGCAACGGAATACACAAGATTGACACGTACCTGAACGCAGCACTGGACTTGTTTGGTGGCGATGACGGTCTGTGTCATTATAAGTGTAATGATG GTTACAAGCCTGCACCTCGTCCTGGTTACAAGAAACCACCTCCCAACGGATGTGGCTCCCCGCTGTTTGGATTTCAG ttTGACATAGGCATTCCATCTATGACCAAATGCTGTAACAAACATGACCGCTGCTACGACACCTGCGGCCTGGAGAAGCACGACTGCGACGAGCAGTTCCAAGACTGTCTGGAGAACATCTGCAGGAATGTGCAAAGGACTCTGGGATTGGCTCAGAGTGTCCAAG CCTGTGAGTCGGCGGTGACTCTGCTGTTTGACGCTGTTATGCACCTGGGATGTAAGCCATACCTGGACAGCCAGAGGGACTCCTGTGTGTGTCAGTACGAAGTGAAGAAGGAGCTGTGA